A window of Kineococcus sp. NBC_00420 genomic DNA:
GCTCGGGATCACGGTCACGGGGCTGGTGTTCGGTGCGGTCCTCGCCCCGTTCGTGCACCACACCGGCATCGGCTGGTGGATCAACGCCGGGTTCCACTACGTCTCGCCGTTCATGGCGTTCCTCGGCTGGGCGGTGTTCGGGCCGCGACCGCGCGTCGACGGACGCACGGTGGCGTGGGCGGTGGCCTGGCCCATCGCCTGGGTCGTCTACACGCTGGTGCGCGGGGCGGTCGTCGGCTGGTACCCGTACCCGTTCCTGGACGTCGACGCCGTCGGGTACCTGATCGCCCTGCGCAACACGGGTTTCGTCGTGGTGCTGGCCCTGGTCCTGCTGACGGTCTTCCGCTGGCTCGACGGCCGGCTCCCCGCCCGCCGTGGAGAACCGCTCCCGCGCTGATCGAGGTCCCTCACGTCGGTCCGGGCCGGTCGAGGT
This region includes:
- a CDS encoding Pr6Pr family membrane protein; its protein translation is MRSLASSSRVWHAVLALVVLAALVAQVVLLIGGGRDANSGQATASTATSLVRFVSYFTVQSNLLVLVAAVSLVLDPARDGRFWRVLRLTGLLGITVTGLVFGAVLAPFVHHTGIGWWINAGFHYVSPFMAFLGWAVFGPRPRVDGRTVAWAVAWPIAWVVYTLVRGAVVGWYPYPFLDVDAVGYLIALRNTGFVVVLALVLLTVFRWLDGRLPARRGEPLPR